Within Runella rosea, the genomic segment AAAAAATGTTTGCTGGATGGTGTGCTTGTGAGGCCCTGTTTCGATAAAAATGCCGTTTTCAAGACAAATATCGGCGGCAATCAAGACTTCTTCGCGACTGTTGACGGCATAAGTAACGTGATGAAAACGGTCATTCATTCCTAAATAATCTTCAGTCACTGCCAAATCGTAGGATTTAGAATTGACCATAAACCAAACCGCTTTGGGGTTCAAATCCTCCAGATTATCGACAATGGTCTCGGTCAAAATCCCTCCTAAGTTGTTCAGTTGAAAATCCCGAAAAGCCCTAACATCTTTGGCAAACAAATTCAGATGGTCTATTCGTCTGACGTTGATGCCTCGGGCAGGAAACTTACTGGCCGTATTTTTCAAGGCCGAAGTATCAGCCGCGCCCGATTTATATTTTTCTGTTTCAAAATAGATTTCTGTCAAATGCCCACTTGGCGAATGATATTCATACGCGGGCCCGTGGCCCATATCTCCGTTGTTCCAACCCATGCCATAGCCACTTTTTTGAAGGGCCGCCACGCGACGTTGGAGCGCCTCTGGACTTTTGGCTCGCCACGCAAAGTGCTTCATACCAGCGTGTTTGTGAGCGGTCAGCTTCAGCGTATGGTGTTCATAGTCATCGTATGCTCTCAGATAAACCGAATCGCCTTTGACGGCCGAGATGGACATGCCCATAATGTCGGTAAAAAAGCGCGTACTAGCCTCCAATTTGGGCGTAAATAGTTCTACGTGCGCAATATGGGCCAAATCCCAAAGGTGATTTTTCATTGATTTTGAGAACAGAAACAAAGTGATTTTTCAGTTTGCAATGTTAGGCAGTGATGGCTACTGTTTTTGGATATTATTTTTAATATTGCAGATAAAAATCAAACATTCTTATGGGCAGCAGCAAACCCATTCTCAACTTTGAAGGACTGTATGGAGACCTAAACAGCCGCAATCCGTCAGAATACATTTTTCTCGAACTGATTACCACCCGCAGCCAAACTTTCAACTGGGTGATTCAGCCTCACATTCATACCCATCTATTTCAGGTATTTATCGTTAATAGCGGTCAGGTTAAGTTTCAGGGAAGCATCAGAATTGACACCTACACCGCCCCTTGTATTTTCCTCATTCCTCCCACTGCCCTGCATGGTTTAACCTACACACCAGACGTATCTGGACATATTCTGACGATTTCAGAAACCATCATAGAAGATATTTTTCAAACATCTTCGACCATTTGGAAATCATTCGATAAGATTCATATCATCCATCTTTTTGACGAAAAAGAATCTTTTCAAGCCGTCACAGAGTTGATTGGTGCCATTGAGACGGAGTTGTTTGAAGAGCAATCGGAAAGGAGGGCCATGCTTAACGCCTATTTTACCCAGTTGTTCGTAAAGTTGCACCGCATGGTTCGGCAAGGACAAGAACAAAAAAAAGATAACGTGACGATGAGTCACTTTCGGAAATTTCAGAAGAAAATCAAAGAGGCAAACTACCCAAAAAGTATCCCTGAATTTGCCGAGGAGCTTAACATCACCCCCATTCACCTCAACCGAATCTGTCGCTCGGTTTCAGGCCATTCGGCCATTCAGTTGGTTCATCGCTATCTCATCGACGAAGCCCAAAAATACCTCACGCACACCTCTTATTCGATTTCCGAAATTGCGTATTTATTAAAGTTTGAGTACCCAAACTACTTCGCCAAACTATTCAAAAAATACACGGGATTATCGCCCGTCGAATTTCGTGAAAAACAGCGAAGCTAGCATCAGTGTTGAGCCCAACAATCAATCCGCGAAAGCAGTGACTTTCGTGGATTGATTGTTGGGGTGTCACAGCTCAATCTAACCGATAAATCTCCATAATACCTTCAAGTATATTTGGGAAATCAATTTTCAGGTCTATTAACTTACCAGAGTGGATATCAAAAACCCAGCCATTAACCGTAATTCCCCGCTCGCGGTAGGCTTCCTGCACTGCGGCCAATTTGATAACGTTGATACACTGTTCTTGCACATTCAACTCCACCAATCTATCATAGCGAGCCTGCTCATCTTCAATCGCATTCAGCACATCTTTATGTATACGATATACATCCCGGATATTACGTAACCAAGGATTCAAAATACCCAAATCGGCATGTTGCATAGCGGCTTTGATGCCCCCGCAAGAGTAATGACCACACACAATGATGTGTTTGACTTTCAGGTGCCTGACCGCATAGTTTATTACGCTCATCACGTTCAAATCAATGCTTACCACCATATTGGCAATATTTCGATGAATAAAAACTTCACCAGGTTGCACGCCCATTAAATCTTCGGCGGTCACTCGGCTGTCTGAACATCCTATATACAGAAAATCGGGGCTTTGGCCTTTCGAAAGTTTCTCGAAATATTCTGGATCTTTATTGAGTTTTTCGGCAACCCAATATTCATTGTTCTCAAAAATGCGTTGAAATTTATCCATAATAGAATGAGTGTTTAGTGTAAATGCAGTAGGTAGTACTCTATTTAGGCGCTTGGCTTTGCTCTAACTGAGCATATACTTCCTCAAACTCTCGACCTTCGGCCACTTGTTGAACCAAAGTAGGGATTTTTTTTTCTCCCACCCCAGCCAGCCACCGCGCCAGTTCCATTCCAGATGTCATATAAGCCAGCATTACGTGGCCTTCATGGCCGTTGAAAAAACCACGCATGGAAGCAATTTCGTCCAAATCAAGGGCTATTTGTCCGCCCCGTGAAAGATACAAATATTCGTCTTTGTAGTCAACATACCGTTGGATGCTGTCGGTTTTGGGCACAAACCGATAATCGACCATCAGCGCCAAACCTTCATTGAACCACTGTGGAATCTGTCGGGTAGTTTTCCACCAACCTAAGCGACTAAAAAGCTCATCGTGGCACATTTCATGGGCTATCACGTCGGCATTGAGACCATCCATATTGAGTACGATATAGGACGTTCCCCAAGGAGTACCGATACTGCACCCCGCCCCCTCGCCGCTGTTGCAATAGCGACGGTATTGATCGGCGCGTTGGCAAAGAATAAACGTTGGATTCCCTACCCGACTCCCCCAAAAAGTCTCAATACGCTTCTGAGCTTCCTGAATAAGGGCATTGGCATGGCCTTGAACCCGCGGCGAAAGCTCTGGACTGACGTACAGCCGTTCGGCAGAAAGGTTAAAATCTGAATATTGAACGACAAAACAACGAAATACATGCGGAAACAGAACGAAGTAACTCACGACGAAGGCAAAACTTCCCATCAAAATCCACAAAAAAAGGCGGCGCAAAGGCATTAGTCCAATTCTACGTTCATTTTTGCCAGAGAGGCGGCTACTTATTACAACCAAATATACCAGTTTCTCCAGTCAAAATCAGCTACTCAAACGCCGAAATATCTATATTCAACGTCTGTGCCGCTTCTCTGATGATGCTTTGTTGAAACGCAGGATTGATTTCTGAAAGCTTCATTTCTCCCCCAATCAAAATTCCGATGGTTTCATTGCTCAATACATACGGCGCAAAATGCGCCCCGTAGCATTCCTCAATCCAGCGTTTAATGGGCAAAAATACGTGTTCACGCAGGCGATTGTAGCGGGTCGATTTGCGTTGCCATTCGGCAATTTCTTGCCCCGTGGGTACCCGTTTTTGGGTAGACAATAACTGTGCTTTTGCGGCAGCTTCGGCTTGCTCCAAAACTCCTCTGAATTGCTCGGCCACCGATTCGTTCTGAATGCGGTAATGAATGCCTTTCAGGTTCATCCAGTCATTCAAGACAACCGGGTGCTCCATGACCTGATAGACTATTTTTTCGGAAAAAACTTGGTAATGAGGCTTATTGATGCGTTTGGCCTGTTCATCCCGAAACCGATACAGTTCATTCAAAATGTATTGCTGAAAAGGCGTAAAATCACGTTGTTCTTTCGGACTCAAA encodes:
- a CDS encoding VOC family protein; translation: MKNHLWDLAHIAHVELFTPKLEASTRFFTDIMGMSISAVKGDSVYLRAYDDYEHHTLKLTAHKHAGMKHFAWRAKSPEALQRRVAALQKSGYGMGWNNGDMGHGPAYEYHSPSGHLTEIYFETEKYKSGAADTSALKNTASKFPARGINVRRIDHLNLFAKDVRAFRDFQLNNLGGILTETIVDNLEDLNPKAVWFMVNSKSYDLAVTEDYLGMNDRFHHVTYAVNSREEVLIAADICLENGIFIETGPHKHTIQQTFFLYVYEPGGNRIEIANTTARLIVDPDYETVVWTLEERKKGQAWGLATVPSFHTKGTPMPEELD
- a CDS encoding AraC family transcriptional regulator, which translates into the protein MGSSKPILNFEGLYGDLNSRNPSEYIFLELITTRSQTFNWVIQPHIHTHLFQVFIVNSGQVKFQGSIRIDTYTAPCIFLIPPTALHGLTYTPDVSGHILTISETIIEDIFQTSSTIWKSFDKIHIIHLFDEKESFQAVTELIGAIETELFEEQSERRAMLNAYFTQLFVKLHRMVRQGQEQKKDNVTMSHFRKFQKKIKEANYPKSIPEFAEELNITPIHLNRICRSVSGHSAIQLVHRYLIDEAQKYLTHTSYSISEIAYLLKFEYPNYFAKLFKKYTGLSPVEFREKQRS
- a CDS encoding carbonic anhydrase, with the protein product MDKFQRIFENNEYWVAEKLNKDPEYFEKLSKGQSPDFLYIGCSDSRVTAEDLMGVQPGEVFIHRNIANMVVSIDLNVMSVINYAVRHLKVKHIIVCGHYSCGGIKAAMQHADLGILNPWLRNIRDVYRIHKDVLNAIEDEQARYDRLVELNVQEQCINVIKLAAVQEAYRERGITVNGWVFDIHSGKLIDLKIDFPNILEGIMEIYRLD